CTGGTTTACCACCTGCAACCCCTGCGTAGGCGAGCTTGCCGAGTTGGACGGGCTGAATCGCGAGCTTGCAGAGAGGGACGGCGCACTCATTGGTGTTAATGCCTTCACGTTGGACGGTGACGAAACGGCGATTTCTGATGCAAAGGATGTACTGATGAAAAAGAACGCCACCTATCAGAACGTGTATTTTGATTCCACCGGAGAGGCCGGAAAGTTTACCACCAACATCTTTGCCTATCCGACCACCTATGTTGTGGATCGAAACGGCAACATCGTGGGTGAGCCCATCGTGGGTGCCATCACTGAAAAGAAGCAGGGGGAGGCACTGCAAAAACTCATCGATCAAGCTCTTGCCGACGATATGGACTGAGGAAAGAAGAGAGCGGAAAGGAGAATTCCATGGTACATAGAGATCTGGGGCTGTTGCTTATCGCGGTGCTGCTGAGTGGATGCGCTGTCTGGCAGAAAAATATACCACAGAAAACGGATGCAAAGGAAATAATCGGACAGTCCTCTGATATGTCCGGCGAGACGTGTACGTACAGGATGGATACCACAGAAAACGTCATCTATCTGGCTGGCGGTTGCTTCTGGGGCATGGAACAGCTGATGCAGTCCATTCCCGGTGTCCTTGATGCCGAGAGCGGCTACGCTAACGGTACCGATAAAGCAGACGCAAACTACCAGACCGTCTGCAAGGGAAACACCGGATTTCGGGAGACCGTGCGGGTGGAGTATGATCCTGAGCAGGTGAGTCTTGATGCCCTGCTTTTGGCTTACTTCTATGTTATTGATCCTACGGTAGAAAACAGGCAGGGCAACGACCGGGGCAGTCAGTATCAGACCGGTGTTTACTACACAAATGATAAAGCGAAGGAGACGGTGGAGCGCATCGCGCGGATTGAACAAGGACGCAGCGGGCAGTTCTTCGTGGAGATTGGCCCGCTGAAAACCTACTATCCGGCCGAGGAGTACCACCAGAACTATCTGGAGAAGAATCCGAATGGTTACTGCCATATCCCCAGAGCGGAGATGGAACTATTTTCCCGGCTGCGTATCGATCCGGGCGATTATAAAAAGCCTGCTGAGGAATTCATTCTTGACAAACTGACGGAGGAGCAGTACCGTGTTACTCAGGAGAACGGCACCGAACGCGCCTTTGCCGGCGAGTTCTGGAATCAGTTCGAGAAAGGCATCTATGTGGATGTGGTTACCGGCGAGCCACTTTTTTCCTCCATAGACAAATTTGAGAGTGGCTGCGGCTGGCCCGCCTTTACAAAGCCCATTGAGGAGCCTTCTGTGGTGGAACTTGAGGACTTAAGTCACGGGATGCGCCGCACAGAGGTCAGAAGCCGTGCGGGAGACTCTCACCTCGGCCATGTGTTTACTGATGACCCGGTATCTCCCAACGGTGTGCGCTACTGTATCAACA
Above is a window of Oscillospiraceae bacterium NTUH-002-81 DNA encoding:
- the msrB gene encoding peptide-methionine (R)-S-oxide reductase MsrB, translated to MVHRDLGLLLIAVLLSGCAVWQKNIPQKTDAKEIIGQSSDMSGETCTYRMDTTENVIYLAGGCFWGMEQLMQSIPGVLDAESGYANGTDKADANYQTVCKGNTGFRETVRVEYDPEQVSLDALLLAYFYVIDPTVENRQGNDRGSQYQTGVYYTNDKAKETVERIARIEQGRSGQFFVEIGPLKTYYPAEEYHQNYLEKNPNGYCHIPRAEMELFSRLRIDPGDYKKPAEEFILDKLTEEQYRVTQENGTERAFAGEFWNQFEKGIYVDVVTGEPLFSSIDKFESGCGWPAFTKPIEEPSVVELEDLSHGMRRTEVRSRAGDSHLGHVFTDDPVSPNGVRYCINSASLRFVPYAKMEAEGYGYLLYLFEEYICK